One part of the uncultured Bacteroides sp. genome encodes these proteins:
- a CDS encoding YtxH domain-containing protein: MKNLNVIAALLGGAAIGAALGILFAPEKGEDTRNKIAEILRKKGIKLSRCEMDDLVSEIATEIGEGAE; encoded by the coding sequence ATGAAGAATCTAAATGTTATTGCTGCTTTACTAGGCGGCGCAGCTATAGGTGCTGCACTCGGTATTCTATTTGCCCCAGAAAAGGGAGAAGACACAAGAAACAAGATTGCTGAAATTCTTCGCAAGAAAGGTATCAAGCTAAGCCGATGCGAAATGGATGATCTTGTAAGTGAAATTGCTACTGAAATTGGCGAAGGAGCTGAATGA